A window of Chlorocebus sabaeus isolate Y175 chromosome 14, mChlSab1.0.hap1, whole genome shotgun sequence contains these coding sequences:
- the CCT7 gene encoding T-complex protein 1 subunit eta isoform X1, which yields MMPTPVILLKEGTDSSQGIPQLVSNISACQVIAEAVRTTLGPRGMDKLIVDGRGKATISNDGATILKLLDVVHPAAKTLVDIAKSQDAEVGDGTTSVTLLAAEFLKQVKPYVEEGLHPQIIIRAFRTATQLAVNKIKEIAVTVKKADKVEQRKLLEKCAMTALSSKLISQQKAFFAKMVVDAVMMLDDLLQLKMIGIKKVQGGALEDSQLVAGVAFKKTFSYAGFEMQPKKYHNPKIALLNVELELKAEKDNAEIRVHTVEDYQAIVDAEWNILYDKLEKIHHSGAKVVLSKLPIGDVATQYFADRDMFCAGRVPEEDLKRTMMACGGSIQTSVNALSADVLGRCQVFEETQIGGERYNFFTGCPKAKTCTFILRGGAEQFMEETERSLHDAIMIVRRAIKNDSVVAGGGAIEMELSKYLRDYSRTIPGKQQLLIGAYAKALEIIPRQLCDNAGFDATNILNKLRARHAQGGTWYGVDINNEDIADNFEAFVWEPAMVRINALTAASEAACLIVSVDETIKNPRSTVDAPPAAGRGRGRGRPH from the exons ccCACACCAGTTATCCTATTGAAAGAGGGGACTGATAGCTCCCAAGGCATCCCCCAGCTTGTGAGTAACATCAGTGCCTGCCAGGTGATTGCTGAAGCTGTAAGAACCACCCTGGGTCCCCGTGGCATGGACAAGCTTATTGTGGATGGCAGAG gcAAAGCAACAATTTCTAATGATGGGGCCACAATTCTGAAACTTCTTGATGTTGTCCATCCTGCAGCAAAGACTTTGGTAGACATTGCCAAATCCCAAgatgctgag GTGGGTGATGGCACCACCTCAGTGACCTTGCTGGCTGCAGAGTTTCTGAAGCAAGTGAAACCCTATGTGGAGGAAGGTTTACACCCCCAGATCATCATTCGAGCTTTCCGCACAGCCACCCAGCTG GCGGTTAACAAGATCAAAGAGATTGCTGTGACTGTGAAGAAGGCAGATAAAGT GGAGCAGAGGAAGCTGCTGGAAAAGTGTGCCATGACCGCTCTGAGCTCCAAGCTGATCTCCCAGCAGAAAGCTTTCTTTGCCAAGATGGTGGTGGATGCAGTGATGATGCTGGATGATTTGCTGCAGCTTAAAATGATTGGAATCAAGAAGGTACAGGGTGGAGCCCTCGAG GATTCTCAGCTGGTAGCTGGTGTtgcattcaagaagactttctcttaCGCTGGGTTTGAAATGCAACCCAAAAAGTACCACAATCCTAAGATCGCCCTTTTGAATGTCGAGCTCGAGTTGAAAGCTGAGAAGGACAATGCTGAGATAAGAGTCCACACAGTTGAG GATTATCAGGCAATTGTTGATGCTGAGTGGAACATTCTGTATGACAAGTTAGAGAAGATCCATCATTCTGGAGCCAAAGTTGTCTTGTCCAAACTCCCCATTGGGGATGTGGCCACCCAGTACTTTGCTGACAGGGACATGTTCTGTGCTGGCCGAGTACCTGAGGAGGATCTGAAGAGGACAATGATG GCGTGTGgaggctcaatccagaccagtgTGAATGCTCTGTCAGCAGACGTGCTGGGTCGATGCCAGGTGTTTGAAGAGACCCAGATTGGAGGCGAGAG GTACAATTTTTTTACTGGCTGCCCCAAGGCCAAGACATGCACCTTCATCCTCCGTGGCGGTGCCGAGCAGTTTATGGAGGAGACAGAGCGGTCCCTGCATGATGCCATCATGATCGTCAGGAGGGCCATCAAG AATGATTCAGTGGTGGCTGGTGGCGGGGCCATTGAGATGGAGCTCTCCAAATACCTGCGGGATTACTCAAGGACTATTCCAGGAAAGCAGCAGCTGTTGATTGGGGCGTATGCCAAGGCCTTGGAGATTATCCCACGCCAGCTGTGTGACAATGCTGGCTTTGATGCCACAAACATTCTCAACAAACTGCGGGCTCGGCATGCCCAG GGGGGCACGTGGTATGGGGTGGACATCAACAACGAGGACATTGCTGACAACTTTGAGGCCTTCGTGTGGGAGCCAGCTATGGTGCGGATCAATGCGTTGACAGCAGCCTCTGAGGCTGCGTGCCTGATTGTGTCTGTAGATGAAACCATCAAGAACCCCCGCTCAACTGTGGATGCTCCCCCAGCAGCAGGCCGGGGCCGTGGTCGTGGCCGCCCGCACTGA
- the FBXO41 gene encoding F-box only protein 41 has protein sequence MASLDLPYRCPRCGEHKRFRSLSSLRAHLEYSHTYETLYILSKTNSICDGAAAAAAAAAAASGFPLAPEPAALLAVPGARREVFESTSFQGKEQAAGPSPAAPHLLHHHHHHAPLAHFPGDLVPASLPCEELAEPGLVPAAAARYALREIEIPLGELFARKSVASSACSTPPPGPGPGPCPGPASASPASPSPADVAYEEGLARLKIRALEKLEVDRRLERLSEEVEQKIAGQVGRLQAELERKAAELETARQESARLGREKEELEERASELSRQVDVSVELLASLKQDLVHKEQELSRKQQEVVQIDQFLKETAAREASAKLRLQQFIEELLERADRAERQLQVISSSCGSTPSASLGRGGGGGGAGPNARGPGRMREHHAGPAVPSTYAVSRHGSSPSTGASSRVPAASQSSGCYDSDSLELPRPEEGAPEDSGPGGLGTRAQAANGGSERSQPPRSSGLRRQAIQNWQRRPRRHSTEGEEGDVSDVGSRTTESEAEGPLDAPRPGPAMAGPLSSCRLSARPEGGSGRGRRAERGSPSRSNEVISPEILKMRAALFCIFTYLDTRTLLHAAEVCRDWRFVARHPAVWTRVLLENARVCSKFLAMLAQWCTQAHSLTLQNLKPRQRGKKESKEEYARSTRGCLEAGLESLLKAAGGNLLILRISHCPNILTDRSLWLASCYCRALQAVTYRSATDPVGHEVIWALGAGCREIVSLQVAPLHPCQQPTRFSNRCLQMIGRCWPHLRALGVGGAGCGVQGLASLARNCMRLQVLELDHVSEITQEVAAEVCREGLKGLEMLVLTATPVTPKALLHFNSICRNLKSIVVQIGIADYFKEPSSPEAQKLFEDMVTKLQALRRRPGFSKILHIKVEGGC, from the exons ATGGCCTCGCTGGACCTGCCGTACCGCTGCCCCCGCTGCGGGGAGCACAAGCGCTTCCGGAGCCTGTCGTCGCTGCGCGCGCACCTGGAGTACAGCCACACCTACGAGACGCTCTACATCCTCTCCAAGACCAACAGCATTTGCGACGGCGCCGCCGCTGCCGCGGCCGCCGCGGCGGCCGCCTCGGGCTTCCCGCTGGCGCCCGAGCCCGCCGCCCTGCTGGCCGTGCCCGGCGCCCGGCGCGAGGTCTTCGAGAGCACGTCCTTCCAGGGCAAGGAGCAGGCGGCCGGGCCGTCGCCCGCGGCGCCGCACCTgctgcaccaccaccaccaccacgcgcCCCTTGCACACTTCCCCGGCGACCTGGTGCCCGCTAGCCTGCCCTGCGAGGAGTTGGCCGAGCCGGGCCTCGTGCCCGCCGCTGCCGCGCGCTATGCGCTGCGCGAGATCGAGATCCCGCTGGGGGAGCTGTTCGCCCGCAAGTCCGTGGCGTCCTCGGCGTGCTCGACGCCGCCGCCTGGGCCTGGCCCCGGCCCTTGCCCCGGGCCTGCCTCTGCTTCGCCCGCGTCCCCCTCACCTGCCGATGTGGCCTACGAAGAGGGCCTGGCGCGCCTCAAGATCCGCGCGCTGGAGAAGCTGGAGGTGGACCGGCGGCTGGAGCGCCTGAGCGAGGAGGTGGAGCAGAAGATCGCGGGCCAGGTGGGCCGGCTGCAGGCCGAGCTGGAGCGCAAGGCGGCGGAGCTGGAGACTGCGCGGCAGGAGAGTGCAAGGCTTGGGCGCGagaaggaggagctggaggagcgCGCGTCTGAGCTCTCCCGCCAGGTGGACGTGAGCGTAGAGCTTCTGGCCTCACTCAAGCAGGACCTGGTGCACAAGGAACAGGAGCTGAGCCGCAAGCAGCA GGAGGTGGTGCAGATCGACCAGTTCCTGAAGGAGACAGCGGCGCGGGAGGCCAGCGCCAAGCTGCGGCTGCAGCAGTTCATTGAGGAACTCCTTGAGCGGGCTGACCGTGCTGAGCGACAGCTGCAGGTCATCAGCAGCAGCTGTGGCAGCACGCCCAGTGCCAGCCTGGGCCGTGGAGGTGGGGGCGGTGGTGCTGGCCCCAATGCCCGGGGCCCAGGCAGAATG CGAGAACACCACGCGGGCCCGGCCGTGCCTAGCACATATGCAGTGTCACGGCATGGCTCCTCTCCCAGCACAGG GGCCTCCAGCCGTGTGCCAGCCGCATCCCAGAGCTCAGGCTGCTATGACAGTGACAGTCTGGAGCTGCCCAGGCCGGAGGAGGGGGCCCCTGAGGACAGTGGCCCTGGGGGCTTGGGCACACGGGCCCAGGCTGCCAATGGGGGCTCAGAGCGGTCCCAGCCCCCTCGCAGCTCAGGCCTGCGGCGCCAGGCCATCCAGAACTGGCAGCGCAGACCCCGCCGACACAGCACTGAGGGGGAAGAGGGTGATGTCTCTGACGTTGGCTCCCGAACCACTGAGTCAGAGGCTGAGGGCCCATTGGATGCGCCCCGCCCCGGGCCTGCTATGGCTGGGCCATTGAGCAGCTGCCGGCTCTCAG CCCGCCCTGAGGGAGGCAGTGGACGGGGTCGGCGAGCAGAGAGGGGCAGCCCCTCACGCTCCAATGAGGTCATCAGCCCAGAGATCCTGAAGATGCGAGCCGCCCTCTTCTGCATCTTCACCTACCTGGACACGCGCACACTGCTGCACGCCGCTGAGGTCTGCCGGGACTGGCGCTTCGTGGCCCGCCACCCTGCAGTCTGGACAAGGGTGCTGCTTGAGAATGCCCGTGTCTGCTCCAAG TTCCTGGCAATGCTGGCTCAGTGGTGCACCCAGGCCCACTCTCTGACGCTGCAGAACTTGAAGCCCCGGCAGCGGGGAAAGAAGGAGAGCAAGGAGGAGTATGCCCGTAGCACCCG GGGCTGCTTGGAAGCTGGGCTGGAGTCCCTGCTGAAGGCAGCTGGGGGGAACCTACTGATCCTGCGCATCTCCCACTGTCCAAACATCCTCACCGACCGCTCGCTCTGGCTGGCCAGTTGCTACTGCCGTGCCCTGCAGGCTGTCACCTACAG GAGTGCCACAGACCCTGTGGGCCATGAGGTCATTTGGGCCCTGGGCGCAGGCTGTAGAGAGATCGTCTCCCTCCAAGTGGCACCACTTCACCCCTG CCAGCAGCCCACGCGCTTCAGTAACCGCTGCCTGCAGATGATTGGTCGCTGTTGGCCCCACCTGCGGGCCCTGGGGGTCGGGGGTGCCGGCTGTGGGGTGCAGGGCCTGGCATCACTTG cGAGAAACTGCATGCGGCTGCAGGTCCTGGAGCTTGACCATGTGTCAGAGATCACCCAGGAGGTGGCGGCAGAGGTCTGCCGGGAAGGCCTGAAGGGATTGGAGATGCTGGTGCTCACAGCGACTCCCGTCACCCCTAAGGCCCTGCTGCACTTCAACA GCATCTGCCGGAACCTCAAGTCGATTGTGGTCCAGATTGGGATTGCGGATTATTTCAAAGAGCCCAGCAGCCCTGAGGCCCAAAAGCTGTTTGAGGACATGGTGACAAAACTCCAG GCCCTGCGACGGAGGCCCGGCTTCTCTAAGATTCTGCACATCAAGGTGGAAGGTGGCTGCTAA
- the CCT7 gene encoding T-complex protein 1 subunit eta isoform X2 has product MDKLIVDGRGKATISNDGATILKLLDVVHPAAKTLVDIAKSQDAEVGDGTTSVTLLAAEFLKQVKPYVEEGLHPQIIIRAFRTATQLAVNKIKEIAVTVKKADKVEQRKLLEKCAMTALSSKLISQQKAFFAKMVVDAVMMLDDLLQLKMIGIKKVQGGALEDSQLVAGVAFKKTFSYAGFEMQPKKYHNPKIALLNVELELKAEKDNAEIRVHTVEDYQAIVDAEWNILYDKLEKIHHSGAKVVLSKLPIGDVATQYFADRDMFCAGRVPEEDLKRTMMACGGSIQTSVNALSADVLGRCQVFEETQIGGERYNFFTGCPKAKTCTFILRGGAEQFMEETERSLHDAIMIVRRAIKNDSVVAGGGAIEMELSKYLRDYSRTIPGKQQLLIGAYAKALEIIPRQLCDNAGFDATNILNKLRARHAQGGTWYGVDINNEDIADNFEAFVWEPAMVRINALTAASEAACLIVSVDETIKNPRSTVDAPPAAGRGRGRGRPH; this is encoded by the exons ATGGACAAGCTTATTGTGGATGGCAGAG gcAAAGCAACAATTTCTAATGATGGGGCCACAATTCTGAAACTTCTTGATGTTGTCCATCCTGCAGCAAAGACTTTGGTAGACATTGCCAAATCCCAAgatgctgag GTGGGTGATGGCACCACCTCAGTGACCTTGCTGGCTGCAGAGTTTCTGAAGCAAGTGAAACCCTATGTGGAGGAAGGTTTACACCCCCAGATCATCATTCGAGCTTTCCGCACAGCCACCCAGCTG GCGGTTAACAAGATCAAAGAGATTGCTGTGACTGTGAAGAAGGCAGATAAAGT GGAGCAGAGGAAGCTGCTGGAAAAGTGTGCCATGACCGCTCTGAGCTCCAAGCTGATCTCCCAGCAGAAAGCTTTCTTTGCCAAGATGGTGGTGGATGCAGTGATGATGCTGGATGATTTGCTGCAGCTTAAAATGATTGGAATCAAGAAGGTACAGGGTGGAGCCCTCGAG GATTCTCAGCTGGTAGCTGGTGTtgcattcaagaagactttctcttaCGCTGGGTTTGAAATGCAACCCAAAAAGTACCACAATCCTAAGATCGCCCTTTTGAATGTCGAGCTCGAGTTGAAAGCTGAGAAGGACAATGCTGAGATAAGAGTCCACACAGTTGAG GATTATCAGGCAATTGTTGATGCTGAGTGGAACATTCTGTATGACAAGTTAGAGAAGATCCATCATTCTGGAGCCAAAGTTGTCTTGTCCAAACTCCCCATTGGGGATGTGGCCACCCAGTACTTTGCTGACAGGGACATGTTCTGTGCTGGCCGAGTACCTGAGGAGGATCTGAAGAGGACAATGATG GCGTGTGgaggctcaatccagaccagtgTGAATGCTCTGTCAGCAGACGTGCTGGGTCGATGCCAGGTGTTTGAAGAGACCCAGATTGGAGGCGAGAG GTACAATTTTTTTACTGGCTGCCCCAAGGCCAAGACATGCACCTTCATCCTCCGTGGCGGTGCCGAGCAGTTTATGGAGGAGACAGAGCGGTCCCTGCATGATGCCATCATGATCGTCAGGAGGGCCATCAAG AATGATTCAGTGGTGGCTGGTGGCGGGGCCATTGAGATGGAGCTCTCCAAATACCTGCGGGATTACTCAAGGACTATTCCAGGAAAGCAGCAGCTGTTGATTGGGGCGTATGCCAAGGCCTTGGAGATTATCCCACGCCAGCTGTGTGACAATGCTGGCTTTGATGCCACAAACATTCTCAACAAACTGCGGGCTCGGCATGCCCAG GGGGGCACGTGGTATGGGGTGGACATCAACAACGAGGACATTGCTGACAACTTTGAGGCCTTCGTGTGGGAGCCAGCTATGGTGCGGATCAATGCGTTGACAGCAGCCTCTGAGGCTGCGTGCCTGATTGTGTCTGTAGATGAAACCATCAAGAACCCCCGCTCAACTGTGGATGCTCCCCCAGCAGCAGGCCGGGGCCGTGGTCGTGGCCGCCCGCACTGA
- the CCT7 gene encoding T-complex protein 1 subunit eta isoform X3, with translation MMPTPVILLKEGTDSSQGIPQLVSNISACQVIAEAVRTTLGPRGMDKLIVDGRGKATISNDGATILKLLDVVHPAAKTLVDIAKSQDAEVGDGTTSVTLLAAEFLKQVKPYVEEGLHPQIIIRAFRTATQLAVNKIKEIAVTVKKADKVEQRKLLEKCAMTALSSKLISQQKAFFAKMVVDAVMMLDDLLQLKMIGIKKVQGGALEDSQLVAGVAFKKTFSYAGFEMQPKKYHNPKIALLNVELELKAEKDNAEIRVHTVEDYQAIVDAEWNILYDKLEKIHHSGAKVVLSKLPIGDVATQYFADRDMFCAGRVPEEDLKRTMMACGGSIQTSVNALSADVLGRCQVFEETQIGGERYNFFTGCPKAKTCTFILRGGAEQFMEETERSLHDAIMIVRRAIKGGTWYGVDINNEDIADNFEAFVWEPAMVRINALTAASEAACLIVSVDETIKNPRSTVDAPPAAGRGRGRGRPH, from the exons ccCACACCAGTTATCCTATTGAAAGAGGGGACTGATAGCTCCCAAGGCATCCCCCAGCTTGTGAGTAACATCAGTGCCTGCCAGGTGATTGCTGAAGCTGTAAGAACCACCCTGGGTCCCCGTGGCATGGACAAGCTTATTGTGGATGGCAGAG gcAAAGCAACAATTTCTAATGATGGGGCCACAATTCTGAAACTTCTTGATGTTGTCCATCCTGCAGCAAAGACTTTGGTAGACATTGCCAAATCCCAAgatgctgag GTGGGTGATGGCACCACCTCAGTGACCTTGCTGGCTGCAGAGTTTCTGAAGCAAGTGAAACCCTATGTGGAGGAAGGTTTACACCCCCAGATCATCATTCGAGCTTTCCGCACAGCCACCCAGCTG GCGGTTAACAAGATCAAAGAGATTGCTGTGACTGTGAAGAAGGCAGATAAAGT GGAGCAGAGGAAGCTGCTGGAAAAGTGTGCCATGACCGCTCTGAGCTCCAAGCTGATCTCCCAGCAGAAAGCTTTCTTTGCCAAGATGGTGGTGGATGCAGTGATGATGCTGGATGATTTGCTGCAGCTTAAAATGATTGGAATCAAGAAGGTACAGGGTGGAGCCCTCGAG GATTCTCAGCTGGTAGCTGGTGTtgcattcaagaagactttctcttaCGCTGGGTTTGAAATGCAACCCAAAAAGTACCACAATCCTAAGATCGCCCTTTTGAATGTCGAGCTCGAGTTGAAAGCTGAGAAGGACAATGCTGAGATAAGAGTCCACACAGTTGAG GATTATCAGGCAATTGTTGATGCTGAGTGGAACATTCTGTATGACAAGTTAGAGAAGATCCATCATTCTGGAGCCAAAGTTGTCTTGTCCAAACTCCCCATTGGGGATGTGGCCACCCAGTACTTTGCTGACAGGGACATGTTCTGTGCTGGCCGAGTACCTGAGGAGGATCTGAAGAGGACAATGATG GCGTGTGgaggctcaatccagaccagtgTGAATGCTCTGTCAGCAGACGTGCTGGGTCGATGCCAGGTGTTTGAAGAGACCCAGATTGGAGGCGAGAG GTACAATTTTTTTACTGGCTGCCCCAAGGCCAAGACATGCACCTTCATCCTCCGTGGCGGTGCCGAGCAGTTTATGGAGGAGACAGAGCGGTCCCTGCATGATGCCATCATGATCGTCAGGAGGGCCATCAAG GGGGGCACGTGGTATGGGGTGGACATCAACAACGAGGACATTGCTGACAACTTTGAGGCCTTCGTGTGGGAGCCAGCTATGGTGCGGATCAATGCGTTGACAGCAGCCTCTGAGGCTGCGTGCCTGATTGTGTCTGTAGATGAAACCATCAAGAACCCCCGCTCAACTGTGGATGCTCCCCCAGCAGCAGGCCGGGGCCGTGGTCGTGGCCGCCCGCACTGA